In Primulina huaijiensis isolate GDHJ02 unplaced genomic scaffold, ASM1229523v2 scaffold3501, whole genome shotgun sequence, a single genomic region encodes these proteins:
- the LOC140968317 gene encoding sulfite exporter TauE/SafE family protein 3-like isoform X1: MAMNQPKWKAFGRFCTVVWSFMLASIFVSADRSLKKEFVSHNSTGFPSQDSKSDFFRSFASFLWQADKSGYQHVWPDMAFNWRIIVGTIVGFLGAAFGSVGGVGGGGIFVPMLTLIVGFDSKSSTAISKCMIMGAAISTVYYNLKLRHPTIEMPIIDYDLAVLIQPMLMMGISIGVTFNVIFADWMVTVLLIILFIGTSTKAFLKGIETWKKETIFKKENAKRFETDGSWTDILPSLLLDVEEQQSCFFSLSSIVPVYPLKLLNQPCSFMSGKDKDEAEYNLLPGGPSDYSEKVAKDLSEAKVKIIENVRWKEFGLLVFVWVSYLALQITKNYTFTCSAAYWVVNLMQIPVSFGVSGYQAICLYKGWRKIESKGAEGANLQALQLIAFGFFGVVAGIVGGLLGLGGGFIMGPLFLELGIPPQVSSATATFTMMFSSSMSAIEYYLLKRFPVPYALYFVAVAAVAALAGQHAVRRLIIVLGKASIIIFILAFTIFVSAVSLGGVGISNMIRKIERHEYMGFENLCK; the protein is encoded by the exons ATGGCGATGAATCAACCAAAATGGAAGGCTTTTGGACGTTTTTGTACAGTTGTGTGGAGCTTTATGTTAGCCTCGATCTTTGTTTCTGCTGACAGAAGCTTAAAGAAGGAATTTGTGTCTCATAATTCAACTGGGTTTCCCAGTCAGGATTCAAAATCAGATTTCTTTAGGTCGTTTGCGAGTTTCTTATGGCAAGCAGACAAGTCAGGTTACCAGCACGTTTGGCCG GATATGGCATTCAACTGGAGAATCATTGTTGGTACAATAGTTGGATTCCTTGGAGCAGCCTTTGGGAGTGTTGGTGGTGTTGGGGGTGGAGGAATATTTGTTCCTATGCTTACTCTGATTGTTGgatttgattcaaaatcatcaACTGCAATATCCAAAT GTATGATCATGGGCGCTGCAATCTCCACCGTGTACTACAATCTTAAGCTCAGGCATCCCACCATTGAAATGCCAATCATCGACTATGACTTGGCTGTTCTCATCCAACCGATGCTCATGATGGGAATTAGTATTGGAGTTACTTTCAATGTGATATTTGCTGATTGGATGGTCACTGTTCTTCTAATCATTCTCTTTATAG GCACTTCAACGAAGGCCTTTCTTAAAGGTATTGAAACGTGGAAAAAAGAAACCATATTTAAAAAG GAGAACGCAAAACGATTCGAAACAGATGGTTCGTGGACAGATATTTTACCTTCATTGCTGCTAGACGTCGAAGAACAACAATcctgttttttttctttatccTCTATTGTTCCTGTGTACCctcttaaattattaaatcaacCATGCTCTTTCATGTCAGGAAAAGATAAAGATGAAGCAGAATATAATCTTCTTCCAGGTGGCCCGAGCGACTATTCAGAAAAGGTGGCTAAAGACTTGTCAGAAGCTAAG GTCAAAATTATTGAGAATGTGCGTTGGAAGGAGTTCGGGCTACTTGTTTTCGTTTGGGTATCATATCTCGCACTACAGATCACCAAg AACTACACGTTCACTTGTTCAGCAGCATACTGGGTGGTGAACTTGATGCAG ATTCCGGTGTCATTTGGTGTATCAGGTTATCAAGCGATTTGCCTATACAAAGGATGGCGAAAAATTGAATCCAAGGGAGCCGAAGGGGCCAATCTTCAAGCGCTTCAACTGATTGCTTTTGGCTTCTTTGGCGTCGTGGCTGGTATTGTAGGGGGGCTACTCGGTCTAGGAGGCGGATTTATCATGGGTCCACTATTTTTGGAGTTAGGAATCCCTCCTCAG GTTTCGAGTGCCACTGCCACATTTACCATGATGTTCTCCTCATCAATGTCCGCAATCGAATATTATCTGTTGAAACGCTTCCCGGTTCCTTACG CTCTGTACTTTGTTGCTGTTGCGGCTGTTGCGGCTTTAGCCGGGCAACATGCTGTGAGAAGGCTGATCATTGTACTGGGAAAGGCATCCATTATCATCTTCATTCTTGCTTTCACAATCTTTGTGAGTGCGGTTTCTCTAG GTGGAGTTGGCATTTCAAACATGATTCGAAAGATTGAACGGCACGAATACATGGGATTTGAGAATCTCTGCAAATAG
- the LOC140968317 gene encoding sulfite exporter TauE/SafE family protein 3-like isoform X2: MAMNQPKWKAFGRFCTVVWSFMLASIFVSADRSLKKEFVSHNSTGFPSQDSKSDFFRSFASFLWQADKSGYQHVWPDMAFNWRIIVGTIVGFLGAAFGSVGGVGGGGIFVPMLTLIVGFDSKSSTAISKCMIMGAAISTVYYNLKLRHPTIEMPIIDYDLAVLIQPMLMMGISIGVTFNVIFADWMVTVLLIILFIGTSTKAFLKGIETWKKETIFKKENAKRFETDGSWTDILPSLLLDVEEQQSCFFSLSSIVPVYPLKLLNQPCSFMSGKDKDEAEYNLLPGGPSDYSEKVAKDLSEAKVKIIENVRWKEFGLLVFVWVSYLALQITKNYTFTCSAAYWVVNLMQIPVSFGVSGYQAICLYKGWRKIESKGAEGANLQALQLIAFGFFGVVAGIVGGLLGLGGGFIMGPLFLELGIPPQVSSATATFTMMFSSSMSAIEYYLLKRFPVPYALYFVAVAAVAALAGQHAVRRLIIVLGKASIIIFILAFTIFVSAVSLA; this comes from the exons ATGGCGATGAATCAACCAAAATGGAAGGCTTTTGGACGTTTTTGTACAGTTGTGTGGAGCTTTATGTTAGCCTCGATCTTTGTTTCTGCTGACAGAAGCTTAAAGAAGGAATTTGTGTCTCATAATTCAACTGGGTTTCCCAGTCAGGATTCAAAATCAGATTTCTTTAGGTCGTTTGCGAGTTTCTTATGGCAAGCAGACAAGTCAGGTTACCAGCACGTTTGGCCG GATATGGCATTCAACTGGAGAATCATTGTTGGTACAATAGTTGGATTCCTTGGAGCAGCCTTTGGGAGTGTTGGTGGTGTTGGGGGTGGAGGAATATTTGTTCCTATGCTTACTCTGATTGTTGgatttgattcaaaatcatcaACTGCAATATCCAAAT GTATGATCATGGGCGCTGCAATCTCCACCGTGTACTACAATCTTAAGCTCAGGCATCCCACCATTGAAATGCCAATCATCGACTATGACTTGGCTGTTCTCATCCAACCGATGCTCATGATGGGAATTAGTATTGGAGTTACTTTCAATGTGATATTTGCTGATTGGATGGTCACTGTTCTTCTAATCATTCTCTTTATAG GCACTTCAACGAAGGCCTTTCTTAAAGGTATTGAAACGTGGAAAAAAGAAACCATATTTAAAAAG GAGAACGCAAAACGATTCGAAACAGATGGTTCGTGGACAGATATTTTACCTTCATTGCTGCTAGACGTCGAAGAACAACAATcctgttttttttctttatccTCTATTGTTCCTGTGTACCctcttaaattattaaatcaacCATGCTCTTTCATGTCAGGAAAAGATAAAGATGAAGCAGAATATAATCTTCTTCCAGGTGGCCCGAGCGACTATTCAGAAAAGGTGGCTAAAGACTTGTCAGAAGCTAAG GTCAAAATTATTGAGAATGTGCGTTGGAAGGAGTTCGGGCTACTTGTTTTCGTTTGGGTATCATATCTCGCACTACAGATCACCAAg AACTACACGTTCACTTGTTCAGCAGCATACTGGGTGGTGAACTTGATGCAG ATTCCGGTGTCATTTGGTGTATCAGGTTATCAAGCGATTTGCCTATACAAAGGATGGCGAAAAATTGAATCCAAGGGAGCCGAAGGGGCCAATCTTCAAGCGCTTCAACTGATTGCTTTTGGCTTCTTTGGCGTCGTGGCTGGTATTGTAGGGGGGCTACTCGGTCTAGGAGGCGGATTTATCATGGGTCCACTATTTTTGGAGTTAGGAATCCCTCCTCAG GTTTCGAGTGCCACTGCCACATTTACCATGATGTTCTCCTCATCAATGTCCGCAATCGAATATTATCTGTTGAAACGCTTCCCGGTTCCTTACG CTCTGTACTTTGTTGCTGTTGCGGCTGTTGCGGCTTTAGCCGGGCAACATGCTGTGAGAAGGCTGATCATTGTACTGGGAAAGGCATCCATTATCATCTTCATTCTTGCTTTCACAATCTTTGTGAGTGCGGTTTCTCTAG CATGA
- the LOC140968317 gene encoding sulfite exporter TauE/SafE family protein 3-like isoform X3: MAMNQPKWKAFGRFCTVVWSFMLASIFVSADRSLKKEFVSHNSTGFPSQDSKSDFFRSFASFLWQADKSGYQHVWPDMAFNWRIIVGTIVGFLGAAFGSVGGVGGGGIFVPMLTLIVGFDSKSSTAISKCMIMGAAISTVYYNLKLRHPTIEMPIIDYDLAVLIQPMLMMGISIGVTFNVIFADWMVTVLLIILFIGTSTKAFLKGIETWKKETIFKKENAKRFETDGKDKDEAEYNLLPGGPSDYSEKVAKDLSEAKVKIIENVRWKEFGLLVFVWVSYLALQITKNYTFTCSAAYWVVNLMQIPVSFGVSGYQAICLYKGWRKIESKGAEGANLQALQLIAFGFFGVVAGIVGGLLGLGGGFIMGPLFLELGIPPQVSSATATFTMMFSSSMSAIEYYLLKRFPVPYALYFVAVAAVAALAGQHAVRRLIIVLGKASIIIFILAFTIFVSAVSLGGVGISNMIRKIERHEYMGFENLCK; the protein is encoded by the exons ATGGCGATGAATCAACCAAAATGGAAGGCTTTTGGACGTTTTTGTACAGTTGTGTGGAGCTTTATGTTAGCCTCGATCTTTGTTTCTGCTGACAGAAGCTTAAAGAAGGAATTTGTGTCTCATAATTCAACTGGGTTTCCCAGTCAGGATTCAAAATCAGATTTCTTTAGGTCGTTTGCGAGTTTCTTATGGCAAGCAGACAAGTCAGGTTACCAGCACGTTTGGCCG GATATGGCATTCAACTGGAGAATCATTGTTGGTACAATAGTTGGATTCCTTGGAGCAGCCTTTGGGAGTGTTGGTGGTGTTGGGGGTGGAGGAATATTTGTTCCTATGCTTACTCTGATTGTTGgatttgattcaaaatcatcaACTGCAATATCCAAAT GTATGATCATGGGCGCTGCAATCTCCACCGTGTACTACAATCTTAAGCTCAGGCATCCCACCATTGAAATGCCAATCATCGACTATGACTTGGCTGTTCTCATCCAACCGATGCTCATGATGGGAATTAGTATTGGAGTTACTTTCAATGTGATATTTGCTGATTGGATGGTCACTGTTCTTCTAATCATTCTCTTTATAG GCACTTCAACGAAGGCCTTTCTTAAAGGTATTGAAACGTGGAAAAAAGAAACCATATTTAAAAAG GAGAACGCAAAACGATTCGAAACAGATG GAAAAGATAAAGATGAAGCAGAATATAATCTTCTTCCAGGTGGCCCGAGCGACTATTCAGAAAAGGTGGCTAAAGACTTGTCAGAAGCTAAG GTCAAAATTATTGAGAATGTGCGTTGGAAGGAGTTCGGGCTACTTGTTTTCGTTTGGGTATCATATCTCGCACTACAGATCACCAAg AACTACACGTTCACTTGTTCAGCAGCATACTGGGTGGTGAACTTGATGCAG ATTCCGGTGTCATTTGGTGTATCAGGTTATCAAGCGATTTGCCTATACAAAGGATGGCGAAAAATTGAATCCAAGGGAGCCGAAGGGGCCAATCTTCAAGCGCTTCAACTGATTGCTTTTGGCTTCTTTGGCGTCGTGGCTGGTATTGTAGGGGGGCTACTCGGTCTAGGAGGCGGATTTATCATGGGTCCACTATTTTTGGAGTTAGGAATCCCTCCTCAG GTTTCGAGTGCCACTGCCACATTTACCATGATGTTCTCCTCATCAATGTCCGCAATCGAATATTATCTGTTGAAACGCTTCCCGGTTCCTTACG CTCTGTACTTTGTTGCTGTTGCGGCTGTTGCGGCTTTAGCCGGGCAACATGCTGTGAGAAGGCTGATCATTGTACTGGGAAAGGCATCCATTATCATCTTCATTCTTGCTTTCACAATCTTTGTGAGTGCGGTTTCTCTAG GTGGAGTTGGCATTTCAAACATGATTCGAAAGATTGAACGGCACGAATACATGGGATTTGAGAATCTCTGCAAATAG
- the LOC140968277 gene encoding molybdate transporter 1-like, with product MQQTLPSLSPPFTTMDPQFQNPSQDPAGTDRRSPILSPLHVVQKVKQNLIFKSKWAELNGAMGDLGTYIPIVLALTLAKNLDLGTTLIFTGVYNFVTGAIYGVPMPVQPMKSIAAVAISNPSFGIPEVMAAGICTGGILFLLGVTGLMKLVYKLIPLPVVRGIQLAQGLSFAMTAVKYIRTVQNFAKSKTAGDRHWLGLDGLLLSIICACFIIIVNGAGDENDDCEMNDSSRSGSWRRKLRKNIASLPSAFIIFLLGVILAIIRGPKAVKGFKFGPSSIEVVKISKHSWKEGFIKGTIPQLPLSVLNSVIAVCKLSTDLFPEKDVSATSVSMTVGLMNLVGCWFGGLPCCHGAGGLAGQYKFGGRSGGCVALLGVAKLVLGLVLGSSLVKILDQFPVGVLGVLLLFAGIELAICSRDMNTKEESLVMLICTAVSLVGSSAALGFFCGIVVHFLLRLRKLEKGQSWATFWYHGNP from the coding sequence ATGCAGCAAACACTCCCCAGTCTCTCGCCACCTTTCACAACGATGGATCCGCAATTCCAAAACCCATCTCAAGACCCCGCCGGAACCGATCGAAGGAGTCCCATTCTCAGCCCACTGCATGTCGTGCAAAAGGTGAAGCAAAACTTGATTTTCAAGTCCAAATGGGCCGAACTGAATGGCGCGATGGGGGACTTGGGTACCTACATTCCTATAGTTTTGGCCTTAACTCTAGCCAAGAATCTCGATCTTGGAACGACCTTAATATTCACCGGTGTGTACAACTTTGTCACCGGTGCAATCTACGGTGTCCCCATGCCTGTCCAGCCCATGAAATCAATAGCCGCAGTAGCCATTTCGAACCCCAGTTTCGGGATTCCGGAGGTCATGGCCGCCGGAATTTGCACGGGGGGGATACTTTTCCTGTTGGGCGTGACAGGTCTGATGAAGCTTGTGTATAAGCTGATTCCCTTACCGGTCGTCAGGGGAATTCAGCTTGCACAAGGCCTATCATTTGCAATGACTGCTGTTAAGTACATTAGAACTGTGCAGAATTTCGCAAAGTCGAAGACTGCAGGAGATAGGCACTGGTTGGGGCTGGATGGCTTGCTTTTGTCTATCATTTGTGCTTGTTTCATCATAATTGTCAATGGTGCTGGTGACGAAAATGATGATTGTGAAATGAATGATTCGAGCAGAAGTGGTTCTTGGAGGAGAAAATTGAGAAAAAACATAGCTTCACTTCCTTCTGCATTCATTATCTTCTTGTTGGGCGTGATCCTGGCTATTATAAGAGGGCCTAAAGCTGTTAAAGGCTTCAAATTTGGGCCGTCTTCCATAGAAGTTGTTAAGATATCCAAGCATTCTTGGAAGGAAGGATTCATAAAAGGAACAATCCCTCAACTCCCTTTATCAGTCCTTAACTCAGTCATTGCTGTTTGCAAGTTGTCCACCGATCTTTTCCCAGAAAAGGATGTTTCTGCAACATCGGTGTCGATGACCGTCGGGTTGATGAACTTGGTCGGATGCTGGTTTGGTGGCTTGCCGTGCTGTCATGGGGCCGGAGGGCTAGCCGGGCAGTACAAGTTTGGTGGGAGGAGTGGGGGATGTGTGGCATTACTTGGCGTGGCTAAGTTGGTTTTGGGATTGGTTTTAGGCAGTTCTTTGGTCAAGATTCTGGATCAATTCCCTGTTGGTGTTTTAGGGGTCCTCCTGTTGTTTGCCGGTATCGAGCTAGCCATTTGTTCCAGGGATATGAACACGAAGGAGGAGTCGCTTGTGATGCTCATCTGCACGGCGGTTTCGCTCGTGGGATCGAGTGCTGCACTTGGATTCTTTTGTGGGATAGTTGTGCATTTCCTTCTCAGGTTGAGAAAATTGGAAAAGGGCCAGTCTTGGGCTACATTTTGGTATCATGGAAATCCATAG